CACCGTAATTGATTGCCAGGGTCAGCACCAGACCGGTGTTGTCGCGCGTCCTTAGCACGTCCTCCAGAAGGGGTTCCCGGACGAAGTCCGGCAACTCTTGGATACGCCCGGCCAGCCGGAGCTGCACGCCGTTCGCCAGCAGTTTCATCAACTGCTCGCGCGCCGCCTGCGCGATCAGGCGCATAATGCCCTCTATCTCGGATTCCGGCCGGCGCCAGTTCTCTGCGGAGAACGTATACAGGGTCATCGCCCGCACGCCCAGCTCCGCAGCGAATGACACAATACGGTCCACCGTCTGATAGCCCCGCTCGTGTCCCATCAGGCGAGGCCACCCGCGGCGCTCGGCCCATCGGCCGTTGCCGTCCATGATCACTGCAATATGCTGCGGTATGCGCTCCGGGTCCACTCCCAAAGCGCGCGCCCGGTCGTGCGGATATGTCAACAGTCGCGTGTCCCGTCCGGTCGTCAGACCTCCAGCAGCTCCTCCTCCTTGGCC
The sequence above is drawn from the Armatimonadota bacterium genome and encodes:
- a CDS encoding isoprenyl transferase yields the protein MTYPHDRARALGVDPERIPQHIAVIMDGNGRWAERRGWPRLMGHERGYQTVDRIVSFAAELGVRAMTLYTFSAENWRRPESEIEGIMRLIAQAAREQLMKLLANGVQLRLAGRIQELPDFVREPLLEDVLRTRDNTGLVLTLAINYGGRAELVDAARALAEQARAGKLDPDQIGEDTLAACLYQPDLPEPDLLIRTAGEMRISNFLLWQIAYAEIHVTQVLWPDFSEDDLLRAIADYQSRVRKFGGIPAAV